Proteins from a single region of Pirellulaceae bacterium:
- the tsaB gene encoding tRNA (adenosine(37)-N6)-threonylcarbamoyltransferase complex dimerization subunit type 1 TsaB yields MNTLALETSVQPGSIALLRENVTIYQTTFPLNQKTTQSFAVQIQSALAEASLTAEQIDLFTVCQGPGSFTGLRIGVTAAKTFAYAANCQVLGIDSLEVIAHQAPVTGELKVVMDAQRKQLFQATFRCSENHLSRLSETTIEDADVWLANLTETDQVTGPGLNTLQSRLPATTRVIDSACWAPTALALAKIANQQFAAGKRQDFWKLVPLYYRKSAAEEKVEKPE; encoded by the coding sequence ATGAATACCCTCGCTCTCGAAACCTCCGTACAGCCCGGCAGTATCGCACTCCTGCGCGAGAATGTCACGATCTACCAAACTACTTTTCCGCTTAATCAAAAAACCACTCAGAGCTTCGCTGTTCAAATTCAGTCTGCTTTAGCCGAAGCCAGCCTAACGGCAGAGCAAATCGACTTGTTCACTGTCTGCCAGGGCCCCGGTTCCTTTACCGGGTTACGAATTGGTGTCACCGCCGCCAAAACTTTCGCCTACGCGGCGAATTGCCAAGTATTGGGGATTGATTCCTTGGAAGTCATCGCACACCAGGCTCCCGTCACGGGCGAACTTAAAGTTGTGATGGACGCACAGCGAAAACAACTATTCCAAGCAACTTTTCGCTGCAGCGAAAACCATCTGTCGCGCCTCAGCGAAACCACCATTGAGGATGCCGATGTGTGGCTCGCCAACTTGACCGAAACGGATCAAGTTACAGGTCCAGGTCTGAACACGCTCCAATCTCGGCTACCCGCCACAACCCGAGTGATTGATTCAGCCTGCTGGGCCCCTACCGCTCTCGCCTTGGCGAAAATCGCAAACCAACAATTCGCGGCAGGAAAACGGCAAGACTTCTGGAAATTGGTACCGCTTTATTACCGCAAGAGTGCAGCCGAGGAAAAGGTCGAGAAACCGGAGTGA
- a CDS encoding YdcF family protein, with translation MGDQKRLRIGFHLGVLATVAVVVLGVCWWLHGRHFVEKIATQLCLPCGLVWLGMLVLTYFSCLTQPKRVSVPMLGLFLFYWTTGASYTGVFMAQRLEGQFDRVDMKGVEPFDLLVVLGGGTRSNADGDVWLSLAGDRVILAARLYYAGKVGRLASSGRAYEWEAGQVTTVAGSAALIWQELGIPSDAMLQLDGRNTFEEMKNLRTLLTQEPMPRVGLLTSAFHMPRAMRIARANDLDVIPVPADQQAYFIEPIPLCLIPSRHGFRLTELVTKEWLAALVQR, from the coding sequence ATGGGTGATCAAAAGCGTCTTCGAATTGGTTTCCACCTCGGTGTGCTGGCGACGGTTGCAGTCGTTGTGCTTGGCGTTTGCTGGTGGCTGCACGGTCGTCATTTTGTTGAAAAAATTGCGACTCAACTTTGTCTGCCCTGCGGGCTTGTTTGGCTTGGGATGTTGGTTTTGACCTACTTTTCATGCTTGACGCAGCCCAAACGGGTGAGCGTGCCAATGCTTGGACTGTTTTTGTTCTACTGGACGACTGGAGCTTCGTACACCGGAGTATTCATGGCCCAGCGTTTAGAGGGGCAGTTTGATCGCGTCGATATGAAAGGGGTCGAGCCATTTGATTTGCTGGTCGTTCTGGGGGGCGGGACCCGATCGAATGCGGACGGCGATGTCTGGCTAAGTCTAGCCGGCGATCGGGTGATTCTTGCAGCGCGGCTCTATTATGCGGGGAAGGTTGGACGATTAGCGTCCTCGGGGCGGGCCTATGAATGGGAAGCGGGCCAGGTGACGACCGTTGCCGGATCGGCAGCGCTGATTTGGCAGGAATTGGGGATTCCGAGTGACGCGATGTTGCAATTAGATGGGCGTAACACGTTTGAAGAAATGAAGAATCTCCGCACGTTGTTGACGCAGGAGCCAATGCCGCGCGTTGGCTTATTGACCTCCGCCTTCCACATGCCACGTGCCATGCGGATTGCTCGAGCAAATGATTTGGATGTGATTCCCGTCCCCGCTGATCAACAGGCCTATTTTATCGAGCCAATTCCCTTGTGTTTGATACCTTCTCGCCATGGCTTTCGGCTGACCGAATTGGTCACGAAAGAATGGCTTGCGGCCCTTGTTCAACGCTGA
- a CDS encoding PEP-CTERM sorting domain-containing protein, whose translation MMINRCCFGLLVVCLLVGSATSFASEQKFTKVDAERNGLLGFSASIDGGVAFTGAPAQASKPGKGYLFDVNTGQPTHTLTPSVSGVDDLFGFNAKVTGNSVLVGDPGNPFASTKIPGAAYLFDVNTGTELMRLTSDDSFAGDEFGFGINAIDELAIIGAPNLGQGQGAAYLFDLDSGLQLQKLTAADPLNGAEFGADVAVSEQFAVVGAPGNFETLGFVPGFAYVFDVATGQQLHKLQPIDGFGGDEFGFDVAIDGNVAVIGAPNGGSGFGAAYLFDVSTGQQLAKLEPEESQVGDDFGASVDIQAGAALVGASGLNSVLGAAYLFDAETGQQTQKFVPTDIEFRDAFGVSVSLSENSVFIGAPQDDDTTLNAGAAYLFTVAGLEGDFNHDGELDATDIDLLTQAVNTASHLAEFDLNADSFVDHQDRTIWVEQLAYTYLGDGNLDGQFGTGDLILALSAAEYEDDIPHNSGWAEGDWDGDLDFGTSDLVAALQTGAYEQGPRSAMAAVPEPNSLALIALGLLSVLRFRAGRAPFQPSKR comes from the coding sequence ATGATGATCAACCGTTGTTGTTTCGGTTTGTTGGTAGTTTGTTTGTTGGTTGGTTCTGCGACCAGTTTCGCAAGCGAGCAAAAGTTCACAAAGGTTGACGCCGAACGTAATGGTCTGCTGGGTTTTTCAGCATCGATCGACGGTGGTGTGGCTTTCACCGGCGCACCGGCACAAGCCTCCAAGCCAGGCAAAGGCTATTTGTTCGACGTCAATACGGGACAACCAACTCATACGTTGACCCCTTCCGTATCGGGAGTGGACGATCTATTTGGTTTTAATGCCAAAGTGACGGGCAATTCAGTGCTTGTCGGAGATCCGGGAAATCCTTTTGCCAGCACGAAGATTCCAGGGGCAGCTTATCTGTTCGATGTGAACACGGGGACGGAGTTAATGAGGCTCACGTCGGATGACAGTTTTGCCGGTGATGAATTTGGGTTTGGTATTAATGCAATTGATGAGTTGGCCATTATTGGCGCTCCGAATCTCGGGCAGGGACAAGGCGCGGCCTATCTGTTTGATTTGGATTCGGGGCTGCAGTTACAGAAGCTGACCGCTGCGGATCCACTCAATGGGGCGGAATTTGGTGCCGATGTTGCTGTGAGTGAGCAATTTGCGGTGGTGGGTGCTCCAGGGAATTTTGAGACTCTCGGATTCGTTCCGGGCTTTGCCTACGTCTTTGATGTAGCCACGGGCCAGCAGCTTCATAAATTGCAACCGATTGATGGATTTGGTGGTGACGAATTCGGATTTGATGTCGCCATTGATGGAAATGTGGCTGTGATCGGCGCACCGAACGGCGGCTCTGGATTCGGGGCTGCTTATCTGTTTGATGTATCGACGGGACAGCAGCTTGCCAAGTTGGAGCCAGAAGAGTCCCAGGTGGGGGACGATTTTGGGGCATCCGTCGACATTCAGGCGGGGGCAGCTTTGGTCGGAGCCAGTGGCTTAAACAGTGTGCTGGGCGCCGCCTATCTTTTTGATGCGGAAACGGGACAGCAGACTCAAAAGTTCGTGCCTACCGATATCGAGTTCCGAGATGCTTTTGGTGTCTCCGTTTCGCTCTCGGAGAATAGCGTTTTTATTGGAGCCCCCCAGGACGACGACACTACGCTGAATGCGGGCGCTGCTTACTTGTTTACCGTTGCGGGACTTGAAGGGGATTTCAACCATGATGGGGAACTCGATGCGACCGACATCGATCTGTTGACTCAAGCGGTAAACACGGCAAGTCATCTAGCCGAGTTCGATTTAAATGCAGACAGTTTCGTCGATCATCAAGATCGCACGATTTGGGTCGAACAGCTTGCCTACACCTATCTTGGCGACGGAAATCTTGATGGACAGTTTGGGACCGGAGATCTGATTTTGGCGTTGTCCGCAGCCGAATACGAAGACGACATACCGCACAACTCGGGGTGGGCGGAAGGCGACTGGGACGGTGATCTGGATTTTGGGACGAGTGATTTGGTTGCCGCACTCCAAACGGGAGCGTATGAGCAGGGACCTCGTTCCGCGATGGCTGCTGTGCCAGAACCCAACAGCCTTGCCCTGATCGCATTGGGGCTCCTGAGTGTGTTGCGATTTCGGGCCGGACGGGCCCCTTTCCAGCCGAGTAAACGATAG